A stretch of Aeromicrobium tamlense DNA encodes these proteins:
- a CDS encoding type II secretion system F family protein, which translates to MTGLLSIGVVSILVAVAAFGYAMLQPDLANLRSEQMKAEAAGGVATEGQRIQTSTPVYDLIDKVLSTFGLKPFSEEELALAGIKSSVTSVVATTLLIAFVAFTAGLALTSSLFFGVILLLAAPFLVKMYVGVKTSRRREKFGQQMSETMSQFSSALKSGMNVPNALGSVAAEMDEPMGEELARIVNETRLGRDLIDGMKDTAERMQSADFMWVTEAVAIQRESGGRLSEILDRVTETISQRNELRMKVESLAAEGKASALILMSLPVAVGLLFLLVNRAYMMPLFNTGAGKILLIISLVFYTLGGLWLRSITKVKL; encoded by the coding sequence ATGACCGGTCTGCTGTCGATCGGCGTCGTGTCGATCCTGGTCGCCGTCGCGGCGTTCGGCTACGCCATGCTGCAGCCGGACCTGGCCAACCTGCGCTCCGAGCAGATGAAGGCCGAGGCCGCCGGCGGCGTGGCCACGGAGGGTCAGCGGATCCAGACGTCGACCCCGGTCTACGACCTCATCGACAAGGTCCTCTCGACGTTCGGCCTCAAGCCGTTCTCGGAGGAGGAGCTGGCGCTGGCCGGGATCAAGTCCAGCGTCACCTCGGTGGTCGCCACGACGCTGCTGATCGCGTTCGTCGCGTTCACGGCGGGCCTCGCGCTGACGAGCTCGCTGTTCTTCGGTGTCATCCTGCTGCTGGCGGCTCCGTTCCTGGTGAAGATGTACGTCGGCGTGAAGACCTCGCGCCGCCGCGAGAAGTTCGGCCAGCAGATGTCCGAGACCATGTCGCAGTTCAGCTCGGCGCTGAAGTCGGGCATGAACGTGCCGAATGCGCTGGGCAGCGTCGCCGCCGAGATGGACGAGCCGATGGGCGAGGAGCTCGCCCGGATCGTCAACGAGACCCGCTTGGGTCGCGATCTGATCGACGGCATGAAGGACACCGCCGAGCGGATGCAGAGCGCCGACTTCATGTGGGTCACCGAGGCCGTGGCGATCCAGCGTGAGTCGGGCGGTCGCCTGAGCGAGATCCTCGACCGCGTCACCGAGACGATCTCGCAGCGCAACGAACTGCGGATGAAGGTCGAGTCGCTCGCCGCCGAGGGCAAGGCATCGGCGCTCATCCTGATGAGCCTGCCGGTGGCCGTCGGCCTCCTGTTCCTGCTGGTGAACCGGGCCTACATGATGCCGCTGTTCAACACCGGTGCGGGCAAGATCCTGCTGATCATCAGCCTGGTGTTCTACACGCTCGGTGGCCTGTGGCTCCGGTCCATCACGAAGGTGAAACTCTGA